A genomic region of Arvicola amphibius chromosome X, mArvAmp1.2, whole genome shotgun sequence contains the following coding sequences:
- the Zmym3 gene encoding zinc finger MYM-type protein 3 isoform X3, with the protein MDPSDFPSPFDPLTLPEKPLAGDLPVDMEFGEDLLESQTAPTRGWAPPGDGLTGKESEKPPERVQKRSERVRRAEPPKPEVVDSTESIPVSDEDSDAMVDDPNDEDFVPFRPRRSPRMSLRSSMAQRAGRSSMGTKMSCAHCRTPLQKGQTAYQRKGLPQLFCSSSCLTTFSKKPLGRKTCTFCKKEIWNTKDSVVVQTGSGGSFQEFCTSVCLSLYEAQQQRPIPQSVDPADATRCSICQKTGEVLHEVSNGSVVHRLCSDSCFSKFRANKGLKTNCCDQCGAYIYARPGSLGPELLFHDGQQKRFCNTTCLGAYKKKNTRVYPCVWCKTLCKNFEMLSHVDRNGKTSLFCSLCCTTSYKVKQAGLTGPPRPCSFCRRSLSDPCYYNKVDRTVYQFCSPSCWTKFQRTSPEGGIHLSCHYCHSLFSGKPEVLEWQDQVFQFCCRDCCEDFKRLRGVVSQCEHCRQEKLLHEKLRFSGVEKSFCSEGCVLLYKQDFTKKLGLCCITCTYCSQTCQRGVAEQLDGSTWDFCSEDCKTKYLLWYCKAARCHACKRQGKLLETIHWRGQIRHFCNQQCLLRFYSQQNQPNLDTQSGPESLLNSQSSESKPQTPSQTKVENNITVRTPEENGNLGKIPVKTRSVPSVPNPLSTPPPATPRKNKAAMCKPLMQNRGVSCKVEMKSKGSQTEEWKPQVIVLPIPVPIFVPVPMHLYCQKVPVPFSMPIPVPVPMFLPTTLESTEKIVETIEELKVKIPSNPLEADILAMAEMIAEAEELDKASSDLCDLVSNQSAEGLLEDCDLFGTARDDVLAMAVKMANVLDEPGQDLEADFPKNPLDINPSVDFLFDCGLVGPEDVSTEQDLPRAMRKGQKRLMLSESCSRDSLSSQPSCTGLNYSYGVNAWKCWVQSKYANGETSKGDELRFGPKPMRIKEDILACSAAELNYGLAQFVREITRPNGERYEPDSIYYLCLGIQQYLLENNRMVNIFTDLYYLTFVQELNKSLSTWQPTLLPNNTVFSRVEEEHLWECKQLGVYSPFVLLNTLMFFNTKFFGLQTAEEHMQLSFTNVVRQSRKCTTPRGTTKVVSIRYYAPVRQRKGRDTGPGKRKREDDTILEQRENRMNPLRCPVKFYEFYLSKCPESLRTRNDVFYLQPERSCIAESPLWYSVIPMDRSMLESMLNRILAVREIYEELGRPGEEDLD; encoded by the exons ATGGATCCCAGTGATTTCCCCAGTCCATTTGACCCATTGACCCTGCCAGAGAAGCCCCTGGCTGGAGACCTTCCAGTAGACATGGAATTTGGAGAGGATCTGCTGGAATCTCAGACTGCTCCAACTCGAGGATGGGCCCCCCCAG gAGATGGTCTGACTGGGAAGGAGAGTGAGAAGCCGCCTGAGAGG GTACAGAAGAGAAGCGAGCGCGTTAGAAGAGCAGAACCTCCAAAGCCTGAGGTTGTGGATTCCACTGAGAGCA TTCCAGTGTCAGATGAGGATTCTGATGCCATGGTAGATGACCCCAATGATGAGGACTTTGTGCCATTCCGGCCCCGGCGCTCTCCTCGCATGTCCCTGCGCTCAAGTATGGCACAAAGGGCTGGGCGCTCTTCAATGGGCACCAAGATGTCTTGTGCACATTGCCGGACACCACTGCAGAAGGGGCAGACGGCCTATCAGCGCAAGGGGCTGCCTCAgctcttctgttcttcatcttGTCTCACTACTTTCTCCAAGAAGCCTTTGGGCAGAAAGACCTGTACCTTCTGCAAGAA GGAGATCTGGAACACCAAGGACTCAGTTGTGGTGCAGACTGGTTCAGGAGGCTCCTTCCAGGAATTctgcacatctgtctgtctgtctctgtatgagGCCCAGCAGCAGCGTCCAATCCCCCAGTCTGTGGATCCTGCCGATGCCACTCGTTGCAGCATATGCCAGAAGACTGGAGAG GTCCTACATGAGGTCAGCAACGGCAGCGTGGTGCATCGACTCTGCAGCGATTCTTGCTTCTCCAAATTCCGAGCCAACAAGGGACTGAAAACCAACTGTTGTGACCAGTGTGGGGCTTACATCTACGCCAGGCCTGGGAGCCTTGGCCCAGAGCTCCTCTTCCATGATGGTCAACAAAAGCGGTTTTGCAACACAACGTGCTTGGGGGCGTACAAGAAG AAAAACACACGTGTGTACCCATGTGTCTGGTGCAAGACCCTGTGTAAGAACTTTGAGATGCTATCACATGTGGATCGTAATGGCAAGACCAGCTTGTTCTGTTCCCTGTGCTGTACCACTTCTTACAAAGTGAAGCAGGCAGGGCTCACTG GCCCTCCCCGACCCTGCAGCTTCTGCCGCCGCAGCCTCTCTGACCCTTGTTACTACAACAAAGTTGATCGCACAGTCTACCAGTTCTGCAGCCCCAGCTGCTGGACCAAGTTCCAG cgTACTAGCCCTGAGGGGGGCATTCACCTGAGCTGTCACTACTGCCATAGCCTCTTCAGTGGCAAGCCTGAGGTCTTGGAGTGGCAG GACCAGGTCTTCCAGTTCTGCTGCCGTGATTGCTGTGAGGACTTCAAGCGGCTTCGGGGTGTGGTATCCCAGTGTGAGCACTGCCGGCAGGAGAAACTCCTGCATGAGAAACTTCGGTTCAGTGGGGTGGAGAAAAGTTTCTGCAGTGAAG GCTGTGTGCTACTGTACAAACAAGACTTCACTAAGAAGCTGGGCTTATGCTGTATCACTTGTACTTACTGCTCCCAAACCTGCCAGCGTGGAGTCGCTGAGCAACTGGATGGCAGCACCTGGGACTTTTGCAGCGAGGACTGTAAGACCAAGTACCTGTTATGGTACTGCAAG GCTGCCCGGTGCCATGCCTGTAAGCGCCAGGGGAAGCTGCTGGAAACCATCCACTGGCGTGGGCAAATCCGTCATTTCTGCAACCAACAGTGTCTGCTGCGCTTCTACAGCCAGCAGAACCAACCCAACTTGGATACCCAGAGTGGGCCAGAAAGCCTCCTGAACA GTCAGTCTTCTGAGTCAAAGCCCCAGACACCCTCTCAAACCAAAGTGGAAAACAACATCACAGTGAGAACCCCAGAGGAAAATGGGAATTTGGGCAAG ATTCCTGTGAAGACTCGATCCGTTCCAAGTGTGCCCAATCCTCTATCCACACCACCCCCAGCAACACCCCGTAAAAACAAAGCTGCCATGTGTAAGCCGCTGATGCAGAACCGGGGAGTCTCCTGTAAGGTGGAAATGAAGTCCAAAGGAAGTCAAACAG AAGAGTGGAAGCCACAGGTGATTGTGCTGCCCATCCCAGTGCCCATATTTGTGCCAGTGCCTATGCATCTATACTGCCAGAAAGTCCCGGTGCCTTTCTCAATGCCTATCCCA GTGCCTGTGCCCATGTTCTTGCCCACTACCTTGGAGAGCACAGAAAAGATTGTGGAGACCATTGAGGAGCTGAAGGTGAAGATCCCTTCCAACCCCTTGGAGGCTGACATCCTGGCCATGGCGGAAATGATTGCAGAGGCTGAAGAGTTAGACAAGGCCTCTTCTGATCTTTGTG ATCTTGTGAGCAACCAGAGTGCAGAGGGACTTCTGGAAGACTGTGACCTGTTTGGCACAGCTCGAGATGACGTCCTGGCCATGGCTGTTAAGATGGCTAATGTCTTAGATGAGCCTGGGCAAGACTTGGAGGCAGATTTCCCCAAGA ATCCTTTGGACATTAACCCAAGTGTAGACTTCCTCTTTGATTGTGGCCTCGTAGGGCCTGAGGATGTATCTACTGAACAGGACCTTCCTCGAGCCATGAGGAAG GGTCAAAAGAGGTTGAtgctttctgaaagctgttcccGGGACTCTTTGAGCAGCCAGCCTAGTTGTACTGGTCTCAACTATTCATATGGTGTTAATGCTTGGAAGTGCTGGGTACAGTCAAAATATGCCAATGGAGAAACCAGCAAGGGTGATGAGCTACGCTTTGGTC CCAAACCCATGCGTATCAAAGAGGATATTCTCGCCTGTTCGGCTGCTGAGCTCAACTACGGTCTAGCCCAGTTTGTGAGAGAAATTACTCGACCCAATGGTGAACGATATGAACCCGACAGTATCTACTATCTGTGTCTTGGCATCCAGCAG taTTTGCTGGAAAATAACCGAATGGTGAACATTTTCACGGACCTTTACTACTTGACTTTCGTTCAAGAACTCAACAAGTCTCTGAGTACCTGGCAGCCCACACTCCTTCCCAACA ATACTGTATTCTCCCGTGTGGAGGAAGAACACCTCTGGGAGTGCAAGCAGCTGGGGGTCTATTCTCCCTTTGTCCTTCTCAACACCCTCATGTTCTTCAACACTAAGTTTTTTGGACTGCAGACAGCTGAGGAACACATGCAGCTCTCTTTCACTAATGTGGTACGGCAGTCTCGCAAGTGTACCACTCCTCGGGGCACCACAAAGGTGGTGAGCATCCGCTACTATGCCCCAGTCCGACAGAGGAAAGGGCGAG ACACAGGCCCTGGGAAACGGAAGAGGGAAGATGACACTATCTTAGAGCAACGTGAGAATCGCATGAATCCCCTCCGCTGCCCTGTCAAGTTCTATGAGTTCTATCTCTCAAAATG TCCTGAAAGCCTCAGGACTCGAAACGATGTGTTCTACCTGCAACCTGAGCGCTCCTGCATTGCGGAGTCACCTCTCTGGTATTCTGTGATTCCCATGGACCGAAGCATGTTGGAGAGCATGCTTAATCGCATTCTGGCTGTGCGTGAGATTTATGAGGAACTTGGTCGTCCTGGGGAAGAAGACCTAGACTGA
- the Zmym3 gene encoding zinc finger MYM-type protein 3 isoform X1 yields the protein MDPSDFPSPFDPLTLPEKPLAGDLPVDMEFGEDLLESQTAPTRGWAPPGPSPSSGALDLLDTPSGLEKDPGVVLDGATELLGLGGLFYKAPSPPEVDHDPEGTLAWDSGEQTLEPGPGCQTPEVMPPDPGAGVIPPSPEGLLEPLAPDSPIILESPHIEEEIPPIATRRRGFPGQEEEEHTQGQPQSPNAPPSPSVGETLGDGINSSQSKPGVSIPATHPSLPGDGLTGKESEKPPERVQKRSERVRRAEPPKPEVVDSTESIPVSDEDSDAMVDDPNDEDFVPFRPRRSPRMSLRSSMAQRAGRSSMGTKMSCAHCRTPLQKGQTAYQRKGLPQLFCSSSCLTTFSKKPLGRKTCTFCKKEIWNTKDSVVVQTGSGGSFQEFCTSVCLSLYEAQQQRPIPQSVDPADATRCSICQKTGEVLHEVSNGSVVHRLCSDSCFSKFRANKGLKTNCCDQCGAYIYARPGSLGPELLFHDGQQKRFCNTTCLGAYKKKNTRVYPCVWCKTLCKNFEMLSHVDRNGKTSLFCSLCCTTSYKVKQAGLTGPPRPCSFCRRSLSDPCYYNKVDRTVYQFCSPSCWTKFQRTSPEGGIHLSCHYCHSLFSGKPEVLEWQDQVFQFCCRDCCEDFKRLRGVVSQCEHCRQEKLLHEKLRFSGVEKSFCSEGCVLLYKQDFTKKLGLCCITCTYCSQTCQRGVAEQLDGSTWDFCSEDCKTKYLLWYCKAARCHACKRQGKLLETIHWRGQIRHFCNQQCLLRFYSQQNQPNLDTQSGPESLLNSQSSESKPQTPSQTKVENNITVRTPEENGNLGKIPVKTRSVPSVPNPLSTPPPATPRKNKAAMCKPLMQNRGVSCKVEMKSKGSQTEEWKPQVIVLPIPVPIFVPVPMHLYCQKVPVPFSMPIPVPVPMFLPTTLESTEKIVETIEELKVKIPSNPLEADILAMAEMIAEAEELDKASSDLCDLVSNQSAEGLLEDCDLFGTARDDVLAMAVKMANVLDEPGQDLEADFPKNPLDINPSVDFLFDCGLVGPEDVSTEQDLPRAMRKGQKRLMLSESCSRDSLSSQPSCTGLNYSYGVNAWKCWVQSKYANGETSKGDELRFGPKPMRIKEDILACSAAELNYGLAQFVREITRPNGERYEPDSIYYLCLGIQQYLLENNRMVNIFTDLYYLTFVQELNKSLSTWQPTLLPNNTVFSRVEEEHLWECKQLGVYSPFVLLNTLMFFNTKFFGLQTAEEHMQLSFTNVVRQSRKCTTPRGTTKVVSIRYYAPVRQRKGRDTGPGKRKREDDTILEQRENRMNPLRCPVKFYEFYLSKCPESLRTRNDVFYLQPERSCIAESPLWYSVIPMDRSMLESMLNRILAVREIYEELGRPGEEDLD from the exons ATGGATCCCAGTGATTTCCCCAGTCCATTTGACCCATTGACCCTGCCAGAGAAGCCCCTGGCTGGAGACCTTCCAGTAGACATGGAATTTGGAGAGGATCTGCTGGAATCTCAGACTGCTCCAACTCGAGGATGGGCCCCCCCAGGTCCGTCTCCATCCTCTGGAGCCCTGGACCTGCTTGATACCCCTTCTGGCCTGGAAAAAGACCCTGGAGTAGTCCTGGATGGAGCCACTGAGCTACTGGGGCTGGGGGGGCTGTTTTATAAAGCCCCCTCTCCCCCAGAGGTGGACCATGATCCTGAGGGGACCCTTGCATGGGATTCGGGGGAGCAGACCCTAGAGCCTGGACCAGGGTGCCAGACCCCTGAGGTGATGCCACCTGATCCCGGGGCTGGGGTCATTCCCCCTTCACCTGAGGGGCTACTAGAACCTTTGGCTCCGGATTCTCCAATAATCCTGGAGTCTCCTCATATTGAAGAGGAGATACCCCCCATAGCTACAAGGAGAAGGGGCTTccctgggcaggaggaggaggagcataCCCAAGGGCAGCCACAGAGCCCAAATGCACCCCCTAGCCCTTCAGTGGGAGAGACTCTGGGGGATGGCATCAACAGTTCTCAGAGCAAACCTGGGGTCTCTATCCCTGCTACACATCCTTCTTTGCCAG gAGATGGTCTGACTGGGAAGGAGAGTGAGAAGCCGCCTGAGAGG GTACAGAAGAGAAGCGAGCGCGTTAGAAGAGCAGAACCTCCAAAGCCTGAGGTTGTGGATTCCACTGAGAGCA TTCCAGTGTCAGATGAGGATTCTGATGCCATGGTAGATGACCCCAATGATGAGGACTTTGTGCCATTCCGGCCCCGGCGCTCTCCTCGCATGTCCCTGCGCTCAAGTATGGCACAAAGGGCTGGGCGCTCTTCAATGGGCACCAAGATGTCTTGTGCACATTGCCGGACACCACTGCAGAAGGGGCAGACGGCCTATCAGCGCAAGGGGCTGCCTCAgctcttctgttcttcatcttGTCTCACTACTTTCTCCAAGAAGCCTTTGGGCAGAAAGACCTGTACCTTCTGCAAGAA GGAGATCTGGAACACCAAGGACTCAGTTGTGGTGCAGACTGGTTCAGGAGGCTCCTTCCAGGAATTctgcacatctgtctgtctgtctctgtatgagGCCCAGCAGCAGCGTCCAATCCCCCAGTCTGTGGATCCTGCCGATGCCACTCGTTGCAGCATATGCCAGAAGACTGGAGAG GTCCTACATGAGGTCAGCAACGGCAGCGTGGTGCATCGACTCTGCAGCGATTCTTGCTTCTCCAAATTCCGAGCCAACAAGGGACTGAAAACCAACTGTTGTGACCAGTGTGGGGCTTACATCTACGCCAGGCCTGGGAGCCTTGGCCCAGAGCTCCTCTTCCATGATGGTCAACAAAAGCGGTTTTGCAACACAACGTGCTTGGGGGCGTACAAGAAG AAAAACACACGTGTGTACCCATGTGTCTGGTGCAAGACCCTGTGTAAGAACTTTGAGATGCTATCACATGTGGATCGTAATGGCAAGACCAGCTTGTTCTGTTCCCTGTGCTGTACCACTTCTTACAAAGTGAAGCAGGCAGGGCTCACTG GCCCTCCCCGACCCTGCAGCTTCTGCCGCCGCAGCCTCTCTGACCCTTGTTACTACAACAAAGTTGATCGCACAGTCTACCAGTTCTGCAGCCCCAGCTGCTGGACCAAGTTCCAG cgTACTAGCCCTGAGGGGGGCATTCACCTGAGCTGTCACTACTGCCATAGCCTCTTCAGTGGCAAGCCTGAGGTCTTGGAGTGGCAG GACCAGGTCTTCCAGTTCTGCTGCCGTGATTGCTGTGAGGACTTCAAGCGGCTTCGGGGTGTGGTATCCCAGTGTGAGCACTGCCGGCAGGAGAAACTCCTGCATGAGAAACTTCGGTTCAGTGGGGTGGAGAAAAGTTTCTGCAGTGAAG GCTGTGTGCTACTGTACAAACAAGACTTCACTAAGAAGCTGGGCTTATGCTGTATCACTTGTACTTACTGCTCCCAAACCTGCCAGCGTGGAGTCGCTGAGCAACTGGATGGCAGCACCTGGGACTTTTGCAGCGAGGACTGTAAGACCAAGTACCTGTTATGGTACTGCAAG GCTGCCCGGTGCCATGCCTGTAAGCGCCAGGGGAAGCTGCTGGAAACCATCCACTGGCGTGGGCAAATCCGTCATTTCTGCAACCAACAGTGTCTGCTGCGCTTCTACAGCCAGCAGAACCAACCCAACTTGGATACCCAGAGTGGGCCAGAAAGCCTCCTGAACA GTCAGTCTTCTGAGTCAAAGCCCCAGACACCCTCTCAAACCAAAGTGGAAAACAACATCACAGTGAGAACCCCAGAGGAAAATGGGAATTTGGGCAAG ATTCCTGTGAAGACTCGATCCGTTCCAAGTGTGCCCAATCCTCTATCCACACCACCCCCAGCAACACCCCGTAAAAACAAAGCTGCCATGTGTAAGCCGCTGATGCAGAACCGGGGAGTCTCCTGTAAGGTGGAAATGAAGTCCAAAGGAAGTCAAACAG AAGAGTGGAAGCCACAGGTGATTGTGCTGCCCATCCCAGTGCCCATATTTGTGCCAGTGCCTATGCATCTATACTGCCAGAAAGTCCCGGTGCCTTTCTCAATGCCTATCCCA GTGCCTGTGCCCATGTTCTTGCCCACTACCTTGGAGAGCACAGAAAAGATTGTGGAGACCATTGAGGAGCTGAAGGTGAAGATCCCTTCCAACCCCTTGGAGGCTGACATCCTGGCCATGGCGGAAATGATTGCAGAGGCTGAAGAGTTAGACAAGGCCTCTTCTGATCTTTGTG ATCTTGTGAGCAACCAGAGTGCAGAGGGACTTCTGGAAGACTGTGACCTGTTTGGCACAGCTCGAGATGACGTCCTGGCCATGGCTGTTAAGATGGCTAATGTCTTAGATGAGCCTGGGCAAGACTTGGAGGCAGATTTCCCCAAGA ATCCTTTGGACATTAACCCAAGTGTAGACTTCCTCTTTGATTGTGGCCTCGTAGGGCCTGAGGATGTATCTACTGAACAGGACCTTCCTCGAGCCATGAGGAAG GGTCAAAAGAGGTTGAtgctttctgaaagctgttcccGGGACTCTTTGAGCAGCCAGCCTAGTTGTACTGGTCTCAACTATTCATATGGTGTTAATGCTTGGAAGTGCTGGGTACAGTCAAAATATGCCAATGGAGAAACCAGCAAGGGTGATGAGCTACGCTTTGGTC CCAAACCCATGCGTATCAAAGAGGATATTCTCGCCTGTTCGGCTGCTGAGCTCAACTACGGTCTAGCCCAGTTTGTGAGAGAAATTACTCGACCCAATGGTGAACGATATGAACCCGACAGTATCTACTATCTGTGTCTTGGCATCCAGCAG taTTTGCTGGAAAATAACCGAATGGTGAACATTTTCACGGACCTTTACTACTTGACTTTCGTTCAAGAACTCAACAAGTCTCTGAGTACCTGGCAGCCCACACTCCTTCCCAACA ATACTGTATTCTCCCGTGTGGAGGAAGAACACCTCTGGGAGTGCAAGCAGCTGGGGGTCTATTCTCCCTTTGTCCTTCTCAACACCCTCATGTTCTTCAACACTAAGTTTTTTGGACTGCAGACAGCTGAGGAACACATGCAGCTCTCTTTCACTAATGTGGTACGGCAGTCTCGCAAGTGTACCACTCCTCGGGGCACCACAAAGGTGGTGAGCATCCGCTACTATGCCCCAGTCCGACAGAGGAAAGGGCGAG ACACAGGCCCTGGGAAACGGAAGAGGGAAGATGACACTATCTTAGAGCAACGTGAGAATCGCATGAATCCCCTCCGCTGCCCTGTCAAGTTCTATGAGTTCTATCTCTCAAAATG TCCTGAAAGCCTCAGGACTCGAAACGATGTGTTCTACCTGCAACCTGAGCGCTCCTGCATTGCGGAGTCACCTCTCTGGTATTCTGTGATTCCCATGGACCGAAGCATGTTGGAGAGCATGCTTAATCGCATTCTGGCTGTGCGTGAGATTTATGAGGAACTTGGTCGTCCTGGGGAAGAAGACCTAGACTGA